In the Paenibacillus pabuli genome, one interval contains:
- a CDS encoding S-layer homology domain-containing protein gives MAKKKRKWATKMWVAALATVVTLNTGIIPASANYTTDFVHEGVGTDYGDATWKNNQIVSEPVDFSQETVGQMMKAIEDFDFDQFAADYADLPWLDKLLVNEGVIPDDNNDDGSANTLFSRGSALYMKTQDNRQLGFVGTVHYADTLNKDTMYNITLSTGAVVEDKGARKNYPSHADQTYKSGGLDISQRKFITSSNSAVTLLKLTNNGNAPITLTMTVKSPFVTETEGDELIGKRVAAPIMVGRAGEEYVEAMSHVDVHLSGDGMMPVGNDLVKEITVPAGTSVDEKVVMGWLAEEIPASKTQYAEFKASNNEKAFSDQVKEYNEWWAQNIPYIDIPDENVKKVLYYRWWSNRFNLLEANIPGNDWQFPMNMEGVLGYNNGITVSVPWVLQDLKWLRDPSYAYGTWLAQGEYSENANYKNNPGRPNIWTWDMMQNTSQVGWEAYKIYGGGEKVLKKFADFSASDVTGTLNHFRGTNPDLVYYNHGPITGNDGDTVSMHWKGNGNYARLDGSSTAYANAVATQQMYEQLGDDANAKRMEEVAQRIRTAILNNMWYDEADFDGDGEADTNGEGSFLHKKVINQQDVFNPWRDNNMFVFNFGVVPKEGEAGYESKYLTQLSDYGDPNYYPIFPFFTADQHSIMKRVEAFQNGETSAFGTDQFAWCNFGNYINTIRASLRHYPVENINTDTYKTLFDWGAWLHTVEPGNTDHLDSNEFFWLEDYFFGTPWTPQNPPNPSGKMVRAWIHHDTLGMMNYSVMEDMAGLQPRADDKIELWPLDIQYDHFAVDNVRYHDANLSIVWQDPAKYSDSDPYYKDIPVGYSLFINGERVMTTDEMSHIIFDTATGKVEKPDGDVPGAVGDNTNTNVIYEIGSAVNLASADDTSLGGNEKAVDMFNKAGIDVEHNGVNLATASGTTVESSYIHSNSNVSRLADGSTIASINHTSNTALFGGSPNPSDSVTFQFDGAQTVDNVKVYFYNDRLPNGYAAPQTFGVEYLDADGTTWKPVEGQFRYPNYVAANYNNVEFNAVNTKAIRVHFTHASGYSTGIKEIQIYNNDLNVTPSENLAPKVQLDLPVNVEQGAPLKLAPVISDDGLPSGRLTYAWNLVSGDAGAVQAEALDQATLNVTFGAVGEYVYELSVSDGEEVTKVEVPITVYVATAELSNVIAKFADRVSPQGKLVRNADDFTPESWQALQAALIEAKELLARDDYSLDEVQSMTNRVRLAEEGLRYRNAALLATPNASYTSAWESLKSVNDGYIPLVPGSIGNPEIETQYGNWGSPNQSHWVEYTWKTPVTLSGSSMYFYDDGGGVQVPADYDFEYWNQEAGEYVAVSGLSEKKMEKGKFNQVTFNEITTDKLRLTMKNQSSSVYTGLKEWRAISAKPEGEEPPQTDHGAITAIEPVSVNTTINVMPDLPSQVTVTYEDKTKGLANVVWDEIPENKLSIATDFVVLGSVEGTDLRASLRIYVKYDKSRLKAAIDAVSDPSVNEENYSGTPEQWQTLQTALQLASDVYNNDASTEGDIDSAYKALLEAFEALEPVEEHNVTIIGINIPSGSVDQLAKKIVVPESTTLEELKAGLNVPASVTFAVYESDGLTSAIDLKTGYKVTLTGSDQITTKTYTVLKVTENPPVNTAVLQAKLNEARALKQERYTAASWQNLTEKISTAEQLLTSGSASQADIDAAVIALDSAIAGLKLLPTPTPTPSPSPSAPTPVPAPAPTPTDTKELTPITVSQGRIEVKAAATGKEGKVKVQLRDSDIKAALEDMKDGKLTIVIQKDLEIQQVEALLPWKTLSTTKSLTSVKIETGSTVLTIPHQFLTTIRDITNLGVVFEAVEPSQLPKQAGKLLEADLVSNITVNADGKSISSKELHGKGLRLAMPYQLKEGIKGHQVVAFTLNDAGVAHAIVGGKYDESTKMFEFNMEQNGMFGVLGVSATFKDLTNVNWAVEGIEALAARGAIEGTGAGEFNPTSQVTRAEFLKTLMNSFDLLDESAKPSFSDVKEGTWYSTPIASAHKLGIVKGKANGTFGPNEPITREEMAVMIYRLAGNLNVTLSTEEEDDSAKFVDLEDLSSESSSAVEAVRKGGLITGMPDGRFIPNGQTTRAQAVTVIYRLLTNLEK, from the coding sequence ATGGCGAAAAAGAAGAGGAAATGGGCAACAAAAATGTGGGTGGCCGCTTTGGCCACCGTCGTAACCTTGAATACAGGCATCATACCTGCATCGGCGAACTATACGACGGACTTTGTTCATGAAGGCGTAGGTACCGATTATGGCGATGCAACGTGGAAGAACAATCAGATCGTAAGCGAGCCCGTGGATTTTAGTCAGGAAACTGTCGGTCAAATGATGAAAGCGATCGAAGATTTTGATTTTGACCAATTCGCTGCAGATTATGCCGACTTGCCATGGCTCGATAAGTTGCTGGTTAACGAGGGTGTCATCCCAGACGATAACAACGATGATGGCAGTGCCAACACGCTCTTCAGCCGGGGGAGCGCGCTGTACATGAAAACGCAGGATAACCGGCAGCTCGGTTTTGTTGGGACGGTACACTATGCGGATACTCTCAACAAGGATACGATGTACAACATTACCCTGTCTACGGGGGCAGTCGTTGAAGACAAGGGTGCTCGTAAAAACTATCCGAGCCATGCTGACCAGACTTACAAAAGCGGCGGATTGGACATAAGTCAACGTAAATTCATTACCTCCTCTAACAGTGCTGTCACTTTACTGAAGTTAACCAATAACGGTAATGCGCCAATTACGTTAACGATGACCGTCAAATCTCCATTTGTAACGGAAACCGAGGGAGATGAATTGATTGGTAAACGAGTGGCTGCTCCAATCATGGTTGGACGCGCCGGAGAAGAGTATGTTGAAGCGATGTCCCATGTAGACGTACATCTCAGCGGAGATGGCATGATGCCTGTTGGCAATGATTTGGTCAAAGAGATTACGGTGCCTGCAGGCACATCGGTGGATGAGAAAGTGGTCATGGGATGGTTGGCCGAAGAGATCCCGGCCTCGAAAACGCAGTATGCTGAATTTAAAGCAAGTAATAATGAAAAGGCTTTCAGTGATCAAGTGAAGGAATACAACGAATGGTGGGCACAAAATATCCCCTACATCGATATTCCTGACGAAAATGTGAAGAAGGTTCTGTATTATCGTTGGTGGTCCAATCGCTTCAACTTGCTGGAAGCAAACATTCCCGGAAACGACTGGCAATTCCCGATGAACATGGAAGGGGTGCTGGGTTATAACAACGGCATCACAGTAAGTGTTCCGTGGGTGTTGCAAGATTTGAAGTGGCTGCGAGATCCATCTTATGCATACGGCACTTGGCTAGCCCAAGGCGAGTATTCTGAAAACGCCAACTACAAAAACAATCCGGGACGACCAAATATCTGGACATGGGACATGATGCAAAACACCTCGCAAGTCGGTTGGGAAGCGTACAAGATTTATGGTGGCGGAGAAAAGGTATTGAAAAAATTCGCTGATTTCTCGGCAAGCGATGTGACGGGTACACTGAATCATTTCCGGGGAACCAATCCTGATTTGGTTTATTACAATCACGGACCAATTACCGGCAATGATGGAGACACGGTGTCCATGCACTGGAAAGGAAATGGAAACTATGCGCGTTTGGACGGTTCTTCCACAGCTTATGCAAACGCAGTAGCCACGCAACAAATGTACGAACAACTCGGGGATGACGCAAACGCGAAACGCATGGAAGAGGTTGCGCAGCGAATTCGGACCGCCATTCTGAACAACATGTGGTACGACGAAGCGGATTTTGACGGTGACGGCGAAGCTGATACGAACGGCGAAGGCAGCTTTTTGCACAAAAAAGTCATCAACCAACAAGACGTATTCAATCCATGGCGTGACAACAATATGTTTGTGTTTAACTTCGGTGTAGTGCCGAAAGAAGGGGAGGCAGGATACGAATCCAAGTACTTGACCCAGTTATCCGATTACGGTGATCCGAACTATTACCCGATTTTCCCATTCTTTACGGCAGATCAGCACAGTATCATGAAACGTGTGGAAGCGTTCCAAAATGGAGAGACCAGCGCGTTCGGAACGGACCAGTTCGCTTGGTGCAACTTTGGGAATTACATCAATACGATTCGTGCTTCCTTACGTCATTATCCGGTGGAGAATATCAATACCGACACCTACAAAACATTGTTTGACTGGGGCGCTTGGTTACATACGGTTGAACCAGGCAATACCGATCACCTGGATTCCAATGAGTTTTTTTGGCTCGAGGATTATTTCTTCGGTACACCTTGGACACCGCAGAATCCGCCAAACCCAAGTGGCAAGATGGTTCGTGCCTGGATTCACCACGATACGCTGGGCATGATGAATTATTCCGTCATGGAAGATATGGCAGGCCTTCAACCAAGAGCGGACGATAAAATCGAGCTATGGCCACTTGATATCCAATATGACCATTTCGCCGTGGACAATGTGCGTTATCATGATGCCAATCTGTCCATTGTGTGGCAGGACCCGGCCAAGTACAGCGATAGCGATCCATATTACAAGGATATCCCCGTCGGATACTCATTGTTCATCAATGGCGAACGTGTCATGACGACGGATGAAATGTCGCATATCATTTTTGATACTGCCACGGGCAAGGTAGAAAAACCGGACGGAGACGTGCCAGGGGCGGTTGGAGACAACACAAACACCAACGTTATTTATGAAATTGGCAGTGCTGTTAATCTGGCTTCTGCAGACGATACTTCACTGGGAGGCAATGAAAAAGCAGTTGATATGTTCAATAAAGCTGGAATTGATGTGGAGCATAACGGCGTAAACCTGGCAACGGCATCTGGTACTACGGTTGAATCCAGCTATATCCATAGCAATTCCAATGTGAGCAGACTTGCAGACGGTTCTACGATTGCATCCATTAACCATACCTCGAATACTGCGTTGTTCGGCGGCTCGCCGAACCCATCTGATTCAGTTACGTTTCAATTTGATGGAGCCCAAACGGTGGATAATGTAAAAGTTTACTTTTATAATGACCGACTGCCAAACGGCTATGCAGCTCCACAAACGTTTGGTGTGGAATACTTGGATGCGGACGGCACCACATGGAAGCCTGTAGAAGGGCAATTCCGTTATCCGAATTATGTGGCCGCGAATTACAATAATGTTGAATTTAATGCGGTGAACACAAAGGCTATCCGAGTCCATTTTACGCATGCATCGGGCTATTCAACAGGAATTAAGGAGATTCAAATCTACAATAACGACCTGAACGTTACGCCTTCGGAGAATCTTGCACCAAAAGTGCAACTAGACCTGCCGGTGAACGTGGAGCAAGGAGCTCCATTGAAGTTGGCGCCAGTAATTTCAGATGATGGTCTGCCAAGCGGGCGTTTGACGTATGCATGGAATCTAGTATCAGGCGACGCTGGTGCAGTGCAGGCAGAGGCACTGGATCAGGCCACATTGAATGTGACATTTGGCGCGGTAGGAGAATACGTCTACGAGCTGAGCGTTAGTGATGGGGAAGAAGTCACGAAGGTAGAAGTGCCCATCACGGTATACGTAGCTACGGCCGAATTATCTAATGTCATTGCCAAGTTTGCAGACCGGGTATCGCCGCAGGGCAAACTTGTCCGCAATGCCGATGATTTCACGCCGGAGTCGTGGCAGGCATTGCAAGCAGCGTTGATTGAAGCCAAGGAACTGCTTGCGCGAGATGATTATTCGCTGGATGAAGTGCAGTCCATGACAAATCGAGTGCGCCTTGCAGAAGAGGGTCTTCGTTATCGTAATGCTGCTCTGTTGGCTACACCAAACGCCTCCTACACATCAGCATGGGAATCTTTGAAATCGGTGAATGACGGGTATATTCCTTTAGTTCCCGGGAGCATCGGCAACCCAGAGATCGAAACGCAGTACGGAAACTGGGGATCGCCTAACCAGAGTCATTGGGTGGAGTATACATGGAAAACGCCTGTGACCCTGTCTGGCAGTTCAATGTACTTTTATGATGATGGAGGCGGCGTACAGGTTCCTGCCGATTACGACTTTGAGTATTGGAATCAGGAGGCGGGCGAGTATGTGGCGGTTAGCGGACTTAGTGAGAAGAAAATGGAAAAGGGCAAATTCAACCAAGTCACCTTCAATGAAATCACGACTGACAAATTACGTTTAACGATGAAAAACCAAAGCAGTTCGGTGTACACCGGTTTAAAAGAATGGCGGGCTATCTCGGCCAAACCTGAGGGGGAAGAGCCACCTCAAACGGATCATGGTGCAATAACGGCCATTGAGCCAGTATCGGTCAATACGACTATCAACGTCATGCCTGATTTGCCTTCACAAGTCACCGTGACCTATGAAGACAAAACGAAAGGGCTGGCCAATGTCGTGTGGGATGAGATTCCCGAAAATAAGCTATCCATCGCTACCGATTTTGTTGTACTTGGCAGTGTGGAAGGAACCGATCTAAGAGCAAGCCTTCGTATTTATGTCAAATACGATAAGTCCCGGCTAAAAGCGGCAATTGATGCTGTATCAGATCCTTCCGTGAACGAAGAGAACTATAGTGGTACACCGGAACAATGGCAAACGTTGCAAACAGCTTTGCAGTTAGCTAGTGACGTGTATAATAATGACGCTTCGACCGAAGGAGATATCGATTCAGCGTACAAAGCGTTGCTGGAAGCTTTTGAAGCCCTAGAGCCGGTAGAGGAACACAATGTAACTATTATCGGTATCAACATTCCGAGCGGTTCTGTGGATCAGTTGGCCAAGAAAATTGTTGTTCCTGAATCGACGACGCTGGAGGAACTTAAAGCCGGTTTAAACGTTCCCGCAAGTGTAACATTTGCAGTTTACGAATCCGATGGGTTGACGTCGGCCATTGATTTGAAGACTGGATACAAAGTGACGTTAACAGGTTCTGATCAAATCACAACGAAGACGTACACTGTCCTGAAGGTTACAGAAAATCCGCCAGTGAATACAGCTGTGCTTCAAGCAAAGCTGAATGAAGCAAGGGCATTGAAGCAAGAACGCTACACGGCGGCAAGCTGGCAGAACTTAACGGAAAAGATCTCCACTGCCGAACAATTGTTGACGAGCGGATCCGCTTCACAGGCTGACATTGATGCTGCGGTTATTGCGCTGGATTCTGCTATTGCGGGATTAAAACTGTTGCCGACACCTACACCGACTCCAAGCCCATCGCCATCGGCTCCAACACCAGTTCCAGCACCAGCTCCTACACCTACGGATACGAAAGAGCTTACGCCAATTACCGTGAGCCAAGGCAGAATCGAAGTGAAAGCAGCTGCCACCGGCAAAGAGGGTAAGGTCAAAGTTCAACTCAGAGACAGCGATATCAAAGCAGCGCTGGAGGATATGAAGGACGGAAAGTTAACCATTGTCATCCAAAAGGATTTGGAAATACAACAAGTCGAAGCCTTGCTTCCGTGGAAGACGCTTAGTACTACGAAGTCTTTAACCAGTGTAAAAATTGAAACGGGATCAACCGTGTTGACGATACCTCATCAATTCCTAACTACGATTAGGGACATCACTAATCTGGGAGTGGTCTTTGAAGCCGTCGAACCAAGCCAGTTGCCAAAACAAGCTGGAAAACTTCTAGAAGCAGACTTGGTCAGCAACATCACGGTGAATGCAGATGGGAAAAGTATATCTTCTAAAGAACTACATGGAAAAGGACTTAGACTAGCCATGCCTTATCAGTTGAAGGAAGGGATAAAAGGGCATCAGGTTGTGGCCTTCACGCTGAACGATGCCGGAGTGGCCCACGCTATTGTCGGCGGTAAATATGATGAATCCACAAAAATGTTTGAGTTTAACATGGAGCAGAACGGCATGTTCGGAGTACTTGGTGTAAGCGCTACCTTTAAGGACTTGACCAATGTGAACTGGGCTGTGGAAGGCATTGAAGCACTTGCAGCAAGAGGAGCTATTGAGGGAACGGGAGCTGGAGAATTTAATCCAACATCTCAAGTAACCCGTGCAGAATTCCTCAAAACGTTAATGAACTCATTCGATCTGTTGGATGAATCAGCAAAACCATCATTTAGTGATGTCAAAGAAGGGACTTGGTATAGCACACCAATCGCAAGTGCTCATAAGCTGGGCATTGTCAAAGGCAAAGCAAATGGCACTTTTGGCCCCAATGAACCCATTACCCGTGAGGAAATGGCTGTAATGATTTATAGGCTTGCAGGTAATTTAAATGTTACATTATCAACCGAAGAGGAGGATGATTCTGCGAAGTTTGTTGATTTGGAGGATCTTTCTTCTGAATCCTCATCAGCAGTAGAGGCTGTTCGTAAGGGTGGTTTAATTACAGGCATGCCGGATGGCCGCTTTATCCCTAATGGCCAGACCACACGTGCGCAAGCGGTGACGGTTATTTACCGATTGCTTACAAACCTAGAAAAGTAG
- a CDS encoding ABC transporter substrate-binding protein, whose translation MKKMQVWLGVCLFVVVMALSGCSTTKEASGGTSGEEGNGGVTKLVFWTFVDAHQKFYESMAEQWNQEYPDQQIELEATTIPYDDMHTKLLLALQSGVGAPDLVDIEQSKFPNFMKGVPQLVDLTDMIQPEMNNIVQSRVEIYSKEGKYYGIDYHVGATVMYYNRDILDQAGVNADEIKTWSDFEQAGKQVLEKTGKPMITFEGNGNWSWWPAISQQKSDQVDADGNVTVNAPINIETMNFFQKMVQEGVAAVAPGAGHDTEEYFGYMDKGNAAAVFMPFWFMNRFTDHIPDLKGKMIIRPMPAWEEGGNRSAGMGGTATSITNQSASIELAERFLAYAKLSKEGNIQIWKQLGFDPIRTDVWTDAAMKESNKYTDYFGDDIFDTLLGVKDEIAPVHIREKSPEVFDAVRNKAMPEIFINLKDPEQVLNDVQAELTR comes from the coding sequence ATGAAGAAAATGCAGGTATGGTTAGGGGTATGTCTTTTTGTGGTGGTAATGGCTCTAAGTGGTTGTAGTACCACAAAGGAAGCATCAGGCGGGACATCTGGAGAGGAAGGAAATGGAGGAGTGACGAAACTGGTCTTTTGGACTTTTGTGGATGCCCATCAGAAGTTTTATGAGAGCATGGCAGAGCAGTGGAATCAGGAGTATCCGGATCAACAGATTGAACTGGAAGCAACCACGATTCCATATGACGATATGCATACCAAGCTGTTGCTTGCCTTGCAATCCGGTGTGGGCGCACCGGATCTGGTTGATATCGAGCAGAGCAAGTTCCCCAATTTTATGAAAGGTGTACCACAGCTGGTCGACCTGACGGACATGATTCAGCCCGAAATGAATAACATTGTGCAATCCCGGGTGGAGATCTACAGCAAGGAAGGCAAATACTACGGCATTGATTATCATGTGGGGGCAACCGTCATGTATTACAACCGGGACATTCTGGATCAAGCGGGTGTTAACGCAGATGAGATCAAGACATGGAGCGATTTCGAGCAGGCAGGGAAGCAGGTGCTCGAGAAGACAGGCAAACCGATGATCACATTTGAAGGGAACGGGAACTGGTCCTGGTGGCCAGCCATTAGTCAGCAGAAGTCGGATCAGGTGGATGCCGATGGCAACGTAACGGTGAATGCCCCCATCAATATTGAAACGATGAATTTCTTTCAGAAAATGGTCCAAGAAGGTGTTGCTGCTGTCGCGCCAGGTGCTGGACATGACACGGAAGAATACTTCGGATACATGGATAAGGGGAATGCAGCAGCAGTGTTTATGCCGTTCTGGTTCATGAACCGGTTCACCGACCACATTCCCGATCTCAAGGGCAAGATGATCATTCGTCCAATGCCGGCTTGGGAAGAGGGCGGTAATCGTTCCGCAGGCATGGGGGGGACTGCAACGTCCATTACCAACCAGTCCGCTTCAATTGAACTCGCCGAGCGATTTCTCGCTTATGCCAAACTGTCCAAAGAGGGTAACATTCAGATCTGGAAGCAGCTTGGATTTGACCCGATTCGCACAGACGTATGGACAGATGCAGCCATGAAGGAGTCGAACAAATACACGGATTATTTCGGAGATGATATTTTCGACACCCTGCTCGGGGTGAAGGATGAGATTGCTCCAGTCCACATTCGGGAGAAGTCGCCTGAAGTATTCGATGCGGTGCGTAATAAAGCGATGCCAGAGATTTTCATTAATCTGAAGGATCCTGAACAAGTGCTTAATGACGTGCAGGCTGAATTGACTCGGTAA
- a CDS encoding glycoside hydrolase family 127 protein, which produces MTKPDAPHHPQTRGYSHKINDPFWSHYIELVRNVVVPYQWEALNDRIEGAEPSRAIRNFRIAAGEEEGVHYGMVFQDSDVAKWIEAASYLLSAKPDPELEVLVDSVVKTIARAQQHDGYLNTYFTLREPGARWTNLAECHELYCAGHMIEAGVAYYHATGKRMLLDVVIRLADHIGTVFGTEPGQLPGYDGHQEIELALFKLYETTKEEKYLELSRYFLDQRGARPHFFVEEWEQRGRTLHFGELDMVHRHTYSQSHLPIREQSTAEGHAVRLVYMCAAMADVAAETGDTSLKEACERLWSNTVSKRMYITGSIGSSAKEEAFTGDYDLPGDTAYAETCASIGLIFWAKRMLQMEQDSRYADVMERALYNTVISGMSLDGQRFFYVNPLEVDPEIQRVNPNYAHVRTRRQGWFGCACCPPNIARLLASLDQYVYTPVEEQATLYVQLYIGGEGEFTLQGRRAALFMDSDYTSTGEVKLIVRPDSPEGMLFTIALRNPDWCNIPELWINGEKTEQDEFTFECGYIKVNRTWRAGDEIKLHFPMELLRMKGHDNIKATFGKVAIQRGPFIYCLEEVDNGRGLHRIQLPRDAKFHIGSGEWMPLGVPALTTIGQRIVSHEDWGIHLYRSDVHWDTQPAELRFIPYFTWANRDEGEMSVWIRECK; this is translated from the coding sequence ATGACAAAACCAGATGCACCGCACCATCCACAGACTCGAGGGTATAGCCATAAAATCAATGATCCATTTTGGTCGCATTATATCGAATTGGTCCGCAACGTCGTTGTTCCCTATCAATGGGAGGCGCTCAATGATCGTATCGAAGGAGCTGAACCAAGCCGGGCCATTCGGAATTTCCGCATCGCTGCAGGGGAGGAAGAGGGCGTTCATTATGGGATGGTATTTCAGGACAGCGATGTTGCGAAATGGATTGAGGCAGCTTCGTACCTGCTCTCCGCGAAGCCCGATCCGGAACTAGAAGTCCTAGTGGATTCCGTTGTTAAAACCATTGCACGGGCACAGCAACACGATGGTTACCTCAACACATACTTTACCTTGCGTGAACCTGGGGCGCGCTGGACGAACCTCGCCGAATGTCATGAACTCTATTGTGCAGGACATATGATTGAGGCTGGTGTGGCGTATTATCATGCCACAGGCAAGCGCATGCTGCTGGATGTGGTTATTCGTCTGGCGGATCATATAGGCACCGTGTTTGGTACAGAGCCTGGACAATTGCCTGGTTATGATGGGCATCAGGAGATTGAACTTGCACTCTTCAAGCTGTATGAGACGACAAAGGAAGAGAAGTATCTCGAACTGAGCCGTTATTTTCTGGATCAGCGTGGAGCGAGACCGCATTTTTTTGTAGAGGAATGGGAACAAAGGGGCCGTACCCTACATTTTGGCGAGTTGGATATGGTTCACCGGCACACCTACTCCCAGTCCCATCTCCCCATTAGGGAGCAGTCGACAGCAGAAGGCCATGCAGTTCGACTGGTGTACATGTGTGCGGCTATGGCAGATGTAGCTGCTGAGACGGGGGATACATCGCTGAAAGAAGCCTGTGAACGGTTATGGAGTAACACCGTGAGTAAGCGAATGTACATTACGGGAAGCATTGGTTCATCAGCCAAAGAAGAGGCATTTACAGGCGATTATGATCTGCCGGGAGATACCGCATACGCAGAGACTTGCGCCTCGATTGGCCTGATCTTTTGGGCGAAGCGCATGCTGCAGATGGAGCAGGATAGCAGGTACGCAGATGTTATGGAGCGAGCCTTGTACAATACGGTGATTAGTGGAATGTCCCTCGACGGGCAACGCTTCTTCTATGTGAATCCGCTTGAAGTCGATCCGGAGATTCAACGTGTGAATCCTAATTATGCCCACGTGCGAACACGCCGGCAAGGGTGGTTTGGTTGTGCCTGCTGTCCGCCGAACATTGCACGATTACTTGCCTCATTGGATCAATATGTGTATACCCCAGTTGAGGAACAAGCTACGCTATATGTGCAATTGTACATCGGCGGAGAAGGGGAATTCACACTTCAGGGGAGAAGAGCAGCCCTCTTCATGGACTCTGATTATACATCCACCGGAGAAGTGAAGCTGATTGTTCGGCCCGATTCCCCGGAGGGAATGCTGTTTACGATAGCTCTGAGAAATCCAGACTGGTGCAACATTCCCGAGCTGTGGATTAATGGGGAGAAAACCGAACAGGATGAGTTCACTTTTGAATGCGGTTACATAAAGGTGAACCGTACGTGGAGAGCTGGTGATGAGATTAAGCTTCACTTCCCTATGGAACTGCTGCGGATGAAAGGGCATGACAACATCAAAGCCACTTTCGGGAAAGTAGCCATCCAGCGGGGACCGTTTATATACTGTCTCGAAGAAGTCGACAATGGGCGCGGATTGCATCGCATTCAGTTGCCCCGGGATGCCAAGTTTCATATCGGTAGCGGGGAATGGATGCCTCTGGGGGTTCCGGCACTTACAACCATTGGGCAGCGAATTGTATCTCATGAAGACTGGGGAATACATCTGTATCGCAGTGATGTCCACTGGGATACACAGCCTGCCGAGCTTCGGTTCATTCCATACTTCACTTGGGCCAATCGGGATGAAGGGGAAATGAGCGTTTGGATTCGAGAGTGCAAATAA
- a CDS encoding helix-turn-helix transcriptional regulator, translated as MDSPILHFITPPIPYFIDCGRAYYEEGEYHISRSDIGVFDLIVVTRGSLAISENGTEWLLKQGDALILKPDGHHYGSAACKAETEMIWIHFQTYGSWRESANMDECLSNQAELIETHKVSAYLNHCDVCSIFIPKHMHIATKDMELLEHFSQLDQEPQSMRNWKRQATFQQFMQHLDIGLSSLSDVAAIRIAEKVELYIRHNYPLPISNPMLQKELNYHPNYLARSMLKVYGMTPMEYLLHYRIEQAKKLLLQTAWPVARIAEEIGFNHVSYFSSCFSKKEGISPSNFRSKFTNTENKPSHSEPIP; from the coding sequence TTGGACTCGCCCATCCTTCATTTCATCACCCCGCCCATTCCCTATTTTATTGATTGCGGACGTGCTTATTACGAAGAAGGTGAATATCATATCAGCCGCAGTGACATCGGCGTTTTTGACCTGATTGTCGTTACACGCGGTTCACTCGCCATTAGCGAAAATGGGACGGAATGGCTTCTGAAGCAAGGAGATGCGCTGATCCTTAAGCCGGATGGACACCATTACGGCAGCGCAGCCTGTAAGGCGGAAACAGAAATGATCTGGATTCATTTCCAAACCTATGGCAGCTGGAGAGAGTCTGCGAACATGGACGAATGCCTCTCCAATCAGGCCGAACTAATCGAGACACATAAGGTAAGCGCATATCTGAACCACTGTGATGTCTGTTCCATCTTCATCCCCAAACATATGCACATTGCAACCAAAGATATGGAACTGCTGGAGCATTTCTCTCAGCTTGATCAGGAGCCTCAGTCCATGCGTAATTGGAAACGACAGGCGACCTTCCAGCAATTTATGCAGCATCTGGACATTGGGCTGTCCTCACTGTCCGACGTTGCTGCCATCCGGATTGCCGAGAAAGTTGAACTCTACATCCGCCACAATTACCCTCTACCGATCTCCAATCCGATGCTGCAAAAGGAACTCAACTACCATCCAAACTATCTCGCACGCAGCATGCTGAAAGTGTATGGCATGACACCCATGGAATATCTGTTGCATTACAGAATCGAACAGGCCAAAAAGCTCCTGCTGCAAACCGCCTGGCCCGTTGCTCGCATCGCCGAAGAGATCGGCTTTAATCATGTATCCTACTTCTCTTCCTGTTTCTCCAAAAAAGAGGGCATCTCTCCTTCCAACTTTCGCAGCAAGTTCACCAACACCGAAAATAAACCGTCTCACTCAGAACCAATACCCTGA